The Veillonellaceae bacterium genomic interval GACAGTCTTGCCTCAAGTTATGATATGCTTGAGGAGCTCCAAATTCCAAAATACTTAGAATTTGCCGGTTAGACCCTATCAGATTTGGGGTGACGGATAATACAAACGATGTGAAAACAAGGCGCGGGATACCGCGCCTTGTTACTTTAGATGCTATTTGTTTTTACGGGGAATAAAGAAATACACAATACTGATAAGCAGCAGCAGAATGCTGCCGGAGTAGAGGCCGGGAATTTGGTCGGGATAAAGCGGTGCCGATAAGAGTGCCATTAAGACCGAGAAAAAGCAGATCCAAGAAAGATAAGGATAAAAGGGAGCTTTGTATTTAAGTTTCTCTGGGTGCTCAGCCAAAAGCTTTTTACGGAAGAAATAATGGGTTGCTGAAACGCTAAGCCAGTTGACTAAGGCTAAGACACCGCTGGCGCAGATGGTGTATAGATACAGCTTTTCCGGGAGGATATAGGACATTAGAGCGGTCAACAAAAGAACCAGGCCGCTCATCCAGACTGCGGCCACCGGGACGCCTTTGGCATTCTGCCTGCCGACTGCTTTAGGAGCTTGGTTGCTCTTGGCCATGGAAAAAAGCATCCGTGAGGCAGAATATACTTGCGAATTAAGCGAGGATAATGCGGCGGTAAGCAGGATAAAGTTTAAGACACTGCCGGCATAGGGTATTTTAAAAATATTTAAAATCGACACAAACGGACTGGTATCAGGACGGAGCGATTCGGCCGGCAGCAGCGCAATGATCAAAAAAACAGCTAGGGAGTAAAGGCCGACGACCGTTACAGTCACAAACCTGGTAGCAGAGGGGACCGCTTTTTCAGCCTGGTGAGTCTCAGTTGCCGCTAAGCCGATTATGCCAGTACCGGTATAGGCATATAAAACTATCAGCATTGCTCCCAAAAGACCGCTAACCCCTTCCAACGGGGCAGAGAGAGCAGCACTGTATTGTTGGAGATTGGCTGAAACGCCGCCAATCGGAAAGCCTAAGACGACAAGTCCGCCCACAATAACGAATATGACAATAGCCGATATTTTAGTGGCCGCCAAAACGACTTCAGCTTTACTCAGGCCTTTTAAATCATTAAGGTTAATAATTGTGATTAGGATAGCAAAAAACAGGCTTAGCAGCCAGAGCGGAACATCCGGCAGCCATAGTCTGGTGAAAATCGCGCAGGCTGTAATCTCACTGGACATGCCAAGTACGGCGCTAGTCCAAAACATCCAGCCATTGACAAAGCCCCACCATTCGCCGAAAATTTCCTGGGCGTGAGCCTTAAAAGCGCCCGGCACAGGTTTGGCAATTGACATCTCGATGATAAAGGAAACTTCCATCATCATAATAAGGCCGCCTAGAAGGTATGCCAGCGGTGCCCAGGCTCCAGCCGAACTGATTACGGCGCTGCTCGCCAAAAAGATGCCTGAGCC includes:
- a CDS encoding amino acid permease, with the translated sequence MALGNIVGSGIFLASSAVISSAGAWAPLAYLLGGLIMMMEVSFIIEMSIAKPVPGAFKAHAQEIFGEWWGFVNGWMFWTSAVLGMSSEITACAIFTRLWLPDVPLWLLSLFFAILITIINLNDLKGLSKAEVVLAATKISAIVIFVIVGGLVVLGFPIGGVSANLQQYSAALSAPLEGVSGLLGAMLIVLYAYTGTGIIGLAATETHQAEKAVPSATRFVTVTVVGLYSLAVFLIIALLPAESLRPDTSPFVSILNIFKIPYAGSVLNFILLTAALSSLNSQVYSASRMLFSMAKSNQAPKAVGRQNAKGVPVAAVWMSGLVLLLTALMSYILPEKLYLYTICASGVLALVNWLSVSATHYFFRKKLLAEHPEKLKYKAPFYPYLSWICFFSVLMALLSAPLYPDQIPGLYSGSILLLLISIVYFFIPRKNK